From Thermoflexus hugenholtzii JAD2:
AAGAACCTCCGCTTCTACGTGGTGGACGCCTACCGCATCGCGCGGGAGCACGGGTTGGGGCCGCGCATCAACACCATCCTGCAGACCTGCTTCTTCGCCCTGACGAACATCCTGCCCCTGGAGCAGGCGGTAGCGAAGATCAAGGAGGCCATCGTCAAGACCTACGGCAAGCGGGGCGAAGTCATCGTGGAGAAGAACTTCGCGGCGGTGGACGCCGCCCTGCAGCATCTCCATGAGGTGAAGGTCCCCAACCGGGTCACCAGCACCTTCGACCGTCGGCCGCCCGTGCCGCCGGAGGCCCCGGAGTTCGTGCAGCGGGTGACCGCCCGCCTGATCGCCGGGGAGGGGGATCTCCTGCCGGTGAGCGCCTTCCCGCCGGACGGCACTTGGCCCAGCGGGACCAGCAAGTGGGAGAAGCGCAACATCGCCCAGGAGATCCCGGTGTGGGAGCCGGACCTGTGCATCCAGTGCGGCAAGTGCGTGATGGTCTGCCCCCACTCGGTGATCCGGGCCAAGGTCTACGATCCCGCCCTGCTCGCGGAGGCCCCGCCCACCTTCAAGCACGCCCCGGCCCGCTGGCGGGAGTTCAAGGATATGGTTTACACCCTCCAGGTGTCCCCGGAGGATTGCACCGGCTGCGCCCTGTGCGTGGAGGTCTGCCCGGCGAAGGACAAGTCCGATGTGAGCCGCAAGGCCATCAACATGCGGCCCCAGGCCCCGCTGCGGGAGGCCGAGCGCCGGAACTGGGAGTTCTTCCTCCAGCTCCCTGAGGTGGATCGGCTGCGGGTGAACGTCGGGCAGGTGAAGGACGTGCAGCTGCTGGAGCCGCTGTTCGAGTTCTCCGGGGCGTGCGCCGGCTGCGGGGAGACCCCCTACCTCTCGCTGCTCACCCGGCTGTTCGGCGACCGGCTGGTGATCGCCAACGCCACCGGATGCTCCTCCATCTACGGGGGCAACCTCCCCACCACCCCGTGGACCTACAACCGGGAGGGGCGCGGCCCGGCCTGGTCCAACTCGTTGTTCGAGGACAACGCGGAGTTCGGCCTGGGGATGCGCCTCAGCCTGGACAAGCAACGGGAATACGCGATGGAGCTCCTGAAGCGGCTCCGCGCGCAGATCGGCGAGGCGCTGGTGGAGGAGCTCCTGAACGCCGATCAATCCACGGAGGAAGGGATCCGGGCCCAGCGGGAGCGGGTGGGGCTGCTCAAGGCCCGCCTGCAGGCACTGCCCGACTCCCCGGAGGTGCGGAATCTGCTGGCGGTGGCGGACGCCCTGGTGCGCAAGAGCGTGTGGATCATCGGGGGCGACGGCTGGGCCTACGACATCGGCTACGGCGGGCTGGACCACGTGCTGGCCTCGGGCTACGACGTGAACATCCTGGTGCTGGACACCGAGGTCTACTCCAACACGGGCGGCCAGATGTCCAAGGCCACCCCGCGGGGGGCGGTGGCCAAGTTCGCCGCGGGCGGCAAGCGCGGCCCTAAGAAGGACCTCGCCCTGATGGCCATCAGCTACGGCAACGTCTACGTGGCCCGGGTGGCCATGGGGGCCAACGACACCCATACCGTCAAGGCCTTCCTGGAAGCCGACTCCTATGAGGGGCCGTCCCTGATCATCGCCTACAGCCACTGCATCGCCCATGGCTACGATCTGCGCTACGGGATGGAGCAGCAGAAGCGGGCCGTGCTCTCGGGCTACTGGCCGCTGATCCGCTACGATCCGCGGCGGCTGCGGGAGGGCCTCAACCCGCTTCAGATCGACTCCCGGCCGCCCAGCATCCCGCTCTCGGAGTATATGTATAACGAGACCCGATTCACGATGCTGGTCCACAGCCGGCCGGAGATCGCGGAAGAGCTGCTGGAGGAGGCCGAGGAGGAGATCCGCCTCCGCTGGCGGATCTACGAGGCCCTGGCCCAGATGCCGGTGAACGGGCGGAACGGCCGCGCTTGATCAACCCGGGGCGGGGTCGCGTGACCCCGCCCCTCTCTTCTACACTGCACCGGAGGCTCCCATGGTCGATCTTTCCACCCGCTATCTGGGGTTTCACCTGCGGAACCCCCTCATCGCCTCATCCTCTCCGCTTACAGAGGACCTGGAGACCCTCCGCCGTCTGGAGGAGGCGGGGATCGCGGCGGTGGTGTTGCCTTCCCTGTTCGAGGAGCAGATCATCGAGGAAAGCGAGCGTCTGGACTACGGGCTCTCTTACGGGGAGGAGAGCTTCGCCGAGGCCCTGCGTTATTTCCCCGATCTTCACCACTACAACCTGGGGCCCGAGGGCTATCTCGAGCACATCCGGCGGGCCAAGGCGGCCCTCTCCATCCCCGTCATCGCCAGCCTGAACGGCGTGACCACCGGCGGGTGGATCCGTTACGCGCGGCTGATGGAGGAGGCCGGCGCGGACGCCCTGGAGCTGAACATCTACTACCTGCCCACATCCCCCGATGAGAGCAGCCAGGCGGTGGAGGAAAATTACGTCCGGCTGGTGCGGGATGTGGTCGCCTCCGTGCGCATCCCGGTGGCCGTCAAGCTGAGCCCCTACTTCAGCTCCCTTCCTTATATGGCCCGGCGGTTCGAGGAGGCAGGCGCCGCCGCCCTGGTGCTCTTCAACCGGTTTTATCAGCCGGACATCGACCTGGAGGCCCTGGAGGTGGTGCCCAATCTGGTGCTCAGCACCTCCCACGAGCTCCGGGAGCGGCTGCGCTGGGTGGCCATCCTGTATCCTCAGGTGCGCCTGGATCTGGCCATCACGGGGGGCGTGCACACGGCGGAGGATGTGCTGAAGGCGATGATGGTGGGGGCGAAGGCCGTCACCATGGCCTCGGCGCTGCTGCGCCACGGGCCGGAGCACGTGCGGCGGCTGCTGGAGGACATCCGTCAATGGATGGAGGAACACGAATATGTTTCCATCGAGCAGATGCAGGGGAGCATGTGTCGACAGCGGGTCGCCAACCCGGCCGCCTATGAACGGGCGAACTACATTCGGGTGTTAAGCTCCTTCCCACGGCCGCGGTGAGGCCCTTAACGCTGCCTATCCCAGCAGCTCCCGCAGTCGTTCGGCCAGCTGACGGGCCACCTCCTCCGGGCTCCCCTCCAGCCGGATGCGCCGGCGCTCCCGGGAGGGGGCCTGGGCCAGCCCGGAGACCTGCGTGGGAGAACCGGCGACCCCGATGAAGACCTCATCGACCTCCAAATCCGCGGCGCTCCAGACGGTCACCCGCTCCGGCGCGAAGGCCCATGGCTTCCGCCGGTAGTCCATGAAACGAGGCTCGTTGCATCCCGTCTTGACCGAGATCACCGCCGGGAGAGGGACCTCCAGGATCTCATACCCGCCGGGCCGCTCCCGACGCCCCCGCACCACCCGCCGCCAGGGATCCAGCTCGATCTGCGTGACCATGGTGATCTGCTGGAAGCCCAGCCACTCCGCCAGCCCGGGCGGCACCTGGCCGGTGGCCCCATCCGATGACTCCTCCCCGCAGAAGACCAGATCCACCGGTCCCAGCTTCTCGATTCCCCGGGCCAAGGTGTAGGTGGTAGCCAGGGTGTCAGCGCCCCCGAACCGGCGGTCGCTGAGCAGGTAGATGTGATCGGCCCCCATGGCGAGCCCTACCCGGAGATAGGGCTCGAAGAAGGGCGGGCCCATGGAGACGATGGAAACCCGTCCCCCGAAGCGGTCCTTGAGCTGCAGGGCCATCTCCAGGGCGTTCATGTCCGGCGGATTGATCTCCGAGCGGGCCCCTGCCCGATCCAGCCGCCGGGTCTCCGGGTCCACCCGCACCTCCTCCGGCTTGGGCACCACCTTCATACAGACCACGAAATGCCAGTCCCGGCCGTTCGGGCTCACCATCGTCTGCATCCTCCTCCCGATCTTTCGGGGCGCATCCCTATCCTCGGGCCGGGCCGCCCTCCACCGCCATCCGCTCCGCGCGCAGGACCTCGATCAGGGCCGGGATCACCTGCAGGGCATCCCCGACCACGCCGTAATCGGTGAACTCGAAGATGGGAGCCTCTGGATCGTTGTTGACCGCGATCACAGTCCCGGCGTTCTGGATCCCGACCACGAACTGGAAGGCGCCGCTGGCACCGCACACGATGGCCACCTTCGGCCGACACACCACGCCGGTCTGGCCGACCTGGCGCTCCCGGCCGATCAGGCCCTCATCCACCGGCGGGCGGGTGGCCCCCACCTCTCCGCCGAGCAGCTCCGCCAGCTCCCGGAGCAGATCGAACCGTCCGTGGATCCCTCGCCCGCCCACCACCAGGACCGGCGCCTGGGTGAGATCCACCCCCTGGCCGATCACCCGCTCCACCACCCGGGTGTGGAGATCCTCCGGTCGCAGATCCACATCGAGAGGGATGACCGCACCGGTCCGCCCGGGCTGGGGAGCAGCGAGGGGGAAGACGCCTGGCCGCACAGTGGCCATCTGGGGGCGGTGATGAGGCATGGTGATGAGGGCCACCACGCCTCCGCCAAAGCCGGTGACCTCCCCGATCAGCAACCCGCCCCGCTCTGGATCCAGGCGCAGATCGGTGCAGTCGGCGGTGAGGCCGGTCCGCAACCGCACCGCCAGACGCCCGGCCAGGTCCCGTCCGTTGGGAGTGGCGCCGCACAGGAAGACGCTGGGCCGCCCCTGCATCAGGGCCCGGAACGCCATCGCCGTGTGGGCCTCGACCGTGAAGGGCTCGAGGAGGGGATGATCCGCCACCCACACCTCATCCGCCCCCCAGGCGAAGGCCTGCTCCACCAGGGGCCTCACCCGATGGCCGAGGAGCAAGCCAGCCACCCGCCAGCCGATCCCATCCGCCAACTCTCGGGCCTTAGAAAGCAGCTCCAGGGACACCCGTTCCAGGACGGCTTGTTCCTGCTCCAGATACACCCAGATCGCAGGTTGCGCCTCATCGGGACCGTAGAGGGAAGCCGCCATTGGGTTTGCCCCCTTTCCGCTGGATGCAGCGCATCAGATGCGCAGGTCCGTTCCGGAGGGGCTGATCGCCATAGCCGCGATCTCGGCCACATCCATCACCCGTATCCCCTGCACGCCGAGGCCCTTCAGGCTGTCCTCCAGGCAGGCCATGCAGAACGGGCAAGCGGTGGCGATCACCTGAGCCCCGGTCTGCAGGGCCTCCTGAACCCGCAGGTCGGCGAACCGCTCGCCGGCCCGGGTCTCCAGCCACATCCGCCCTCCGCCGCCGCCACAACACAGGGCCTCCGGACCGGAATGGGCCATCTCCACCCGTTCCAGGCCGGGGATCGCATCCAGGATCCGACGAGGGGCATCGTATTCGCCGTTGCGCCGCCCCAGGTAGCAGGGATCGTGATAAGTGACCCGGAGCCGGACCTCCTGAGCAAACCGGAGGCGGCCCTCCTCCAGCAGGCGGGCCAGATACTGGGTGTAGTGATAGGGGCGGAACTCCGCCTGGAACCGGGGGTAGTGATTCTGGAACACATCGTAGCAATGCGGGGAGGTGGTGATGAGCTCCCGCACTCCCGCGTCGGCGAAGATCTTCGCGTTGTTCTGGGCGATCTCGTAGAAGTAAGGGCGGTGTCCGAGGCTCTTAACGGCCTCCCCGCAGCAGGGTTCATCGTTGCCCAGGGTGCCGAAACGCACGCCGGCGGCCCGAAGGAGCTGCACCAGGGCGCGGGCGACCTTCTGGGCCCGCCGGTCATAAGCGGAGGTGCAACCCACGTAGTAGAGGAGCTCATGCTGGGCCGGATCGAAGCGGGGCACCTCCAGGTCGCGGGCCCATCGGACGCGGTAGGAGGGAGGCTGGAACCAGGGATTGTTGTTCCAGTAGACCGACCAGAGCACCGCGGAGAGGCCCCGGGGGATGCGACGGGTTTCCCAAGCCTGCTCCCGCAAGCTCTGGAAGATCTCGGAGACCGGCACCCCGCGGGGGCACAGGGTCTCGCACTGAGCGCACGCGGCGCACAACCACAGGTGCTCATCCCCGTCCAGCAGACCGACCTGGGCCCGGCGCATCATGGCCCGCACGGAGAAGGGCTCATGCCGAACCAGGCCCCAGGGGCACGCGGCGGTGCAGACCCCACACTGATAGCAGAG
This genomic window contains:
- the nifJ gene encoding pyruvate:ferredoxin (flavodoxin) oxidoreductase, which produces MARPMVTVDGNEAAANVAYQLSEVIAIYPITPSSPMGELADEWAAKGRPNLWGTVPKVIEMQSEGGAAGAIHGAIQTGALATTFTASQGLLLMIPNMYKIAGELTPLVIHVAARTIATHALSIFGDHSDVMAARQTGFAILASGSVQEAQDLALIAHAATLESRVPFLHFFDGFRTSHEINKIELLTPEDLRAMIDEEWIRAHRARALSPDHPFIRGTAHNPDTYFQAREAVNPYYLACPTIVQNAMDRLARLVGRHYHLFDYVGDPEAERVIVLMGSGAEVAHETVEYLNARGERVGVIKVRLYRPFSVEHFIRALPPTVKAIAVLDRTKEPGSAGEPLYLDVVTAVEEAMASGLAPFREMPRIIGGRYGLSSKEFTPAMVKAVFDELAKDRPRNHFTVGIYDDVTHTSLEFDPSFSTEDPETVRAVFYGLGADGTVSANKNSIKIIGDETDYYAQGYFVYDSKKSGSVTVSHLRFGPRPIRSSYLIRRANFVACHQFNFLERMDVLQVAEPGAIFLLNSPYGPDEVWDHLPRSVQQAIIEKNLRFYVVDAYRIAREHGLGPRINTILQTCFFALTNILPLEQAVAKIKEAIVKTYGKRGEVIVEKNFAAVDAALQHLHEVKVPNRVTSTFDRRPPVPPEAPEFVQRVTARLIAGEGDLLPVSAFPPDGTWPSGTSKWEKRNIAQEIPVWEPDLCIQCGKCVMVCPHSVIRAKVYDPALLAEAPPTFKHAPARWREFKDMVYTLQVSPEDCTGCALCVEVCPAKDKSDVSRKAINMRPQAPLREAERRNWEFFLQLPEVDRLRVNVGQVKDVQLLEPLFEFSGACAGCGETPYLSLLTRLFGDRLVIANATGCSSIYGGNLPTTPWTYNREGRGPAWSNSLFEDNAEFGLGMRLSLDKQREYAMELLKRLRAQIGEALVEELLNADQSTEEGIRAQRERVGLLKARLQALPDSPEVRNLLAVADALVRKSVWIIGGDGWAYDIGYGGLDHVLASGYDVNILVLDTEVYSNTGGQMSKATPRGAVAKFAAGGKRGPKKDLALMAISYGNVYVARVAMGANDTHTVKAFLEADSYEGPSLIIAYSHCIAHGYDLRYGMEQQKRAVLSGYWPLIRYDPRRLREGLNPLQIDSRPPSIPLSEYMYNETRFTMLVHSRPEIAEELLEEAEEEIRLRWRIYEALAQMPVNGRNGRA
- a CDS encoding dihydroorotate dehydrogenase-like protein, which produces MVDLSTRYLGFHLRNPLIASSSPLTEDLETLRRLEEAGIAAVVLPSLFEEQIIEESERLDYGLSYGEESFAEALRYFPDLHHYNLGPEGYLEHIRRAKAALSIPVIASLNGVTTGGWIRYARLMEEAGADALELNIYYLPTSPDESSQAVEENYVRLVRDVVASVRIPVAVKLSPYFSSLPYMARRFEEAGAAALVLFNRFYQPDIDLEALEVVPNLVLSTSHELRERLRWVAILYPQVRLDLAITGGVHTAEDVLKAMMVGAKAVTMASALLRHGPEHVRRLLEDIRQWMEEHEYVSIEQMQGSMCRQRVANPAAYERANYIRVLSSFPRPR
- a CDS encoding electron transfer flavoprotein subunit beta/FixA family protein, whose protein sequence is MQTMVSPNGRDWHFVVCMKVVPKPEEVRVDPETRRLDRAGARSEINPPDMNALEMALQLKDRFGGRVSIVSMGPPFFEPYLRVGLAMGADHIYLLSDRRFGGADTLATTYTLARGIEKLGPVDLVFCGEESSDGATGQVPPGLAEWLGFQQITMVTQIELDPWRRVVRGRRERPGGYEILEVPLPAVISVKTGCNEPRFMDYRRKPWAFAPERVTVWSAADLEVDEVFIGVAGSPTQVSGLAQAPSRERRRIRLEGSPEEVARQLAERLRELLG
- a CDS encoding electron transfer flavoprotein subunit alpha/FixB family protein, coding for MAASLYGPDEAQPAIWVYLEQEQAVLERVSLELLSKARELADGIGWRVAGLLLGHRVRPLVEQAFAWGADEVWVADHPLLEPFTVEAHTAMAFRALMQGRPSVFLCGATPNGRDLAGRLAVRLRTGLTADCTDLRLDPERGGLLIGEVTGFGGGVVALITMPHHRPQMATVRPGVFPLAAPQPGRTGAVIPLDVDLRPEDLHTRVVERVIGQGVDLTQAPVLVVGGRGIHGRFDLLRELAELLGGEVGATRPPVDEGLIGRERQVGQTGVVCRPKVAIVCGASGAFQFVVGIQNAGTVIAVNNDPEAPIFEFTDYGVVGDALQVIPALIEVLRAERMAVEGGPARG
- a CDS encoding (Fe-S)-binding protein; amino-acid sequence: MLEMPVLTPDEALWERLFRETQGTMALCYQCGVCTAACPWGLVRHEPFSVRAMMRRAQVGLLDGDEHLWLCAACAQCETLCPRGVPVSEIFQSLREQAWETRRIPRGLSAVLWSVYWNNNPWFQPPSYRVRWARDLEVPRFDPAQHELLYYVGCTSAYDRRAQKVARALVQLLRAAGVRFGTLGNDEPCCGEAVKSLGHRPYFYEIAQNNAKIFADAGVRELITTSPHCYDVFQNHYPRFQAEFRPYHYTQYLARLLEEGRLRFAQEVRLRVTYHDPCYLGRRNGEYDAPRRILDAIPGLERVEMAHSGPEALCCGGGGGRMWLETRAGERFADLRVQEALQTGAQVIATACPFCMACLEDSLKGLGVQGIRVMDVAEIAAMAISPSGTDLRI